The Amycolatopsis nigrescens CSC17Ta-90 genomic interval CGCGCTGGCCACCGCGGGCGTGGTGGACGTGGTGGCGTGGGCCGCGCTCGCGGTGGTGCAGGCGGTCGGCAGCGGCGGCCCCCTGCACTGGAGGCTGGCCTTGGCCGTGCCGTACCTGCTGGGGATGCTGTTCGTGGTCCGGCCGTTGCTGCGCCGGGTGCTGATCCCACGCCGGACCGGCCGGGTGCCCGCCGCGCTGAGCCTGGCCGTGGTGCTCACCGGTGTCCTGCTCTCCGCCGCCGCGACCGAGGCGATGGGCATGCATTTCATCTTCGGGGCGTTCCTCTTCGGACTGGTGATACCCCGGGACGCGGCGGTCAACGTGTTCCGCGCGGAGCTCGACGAGAAGGTCGGCCATCTGACCGGCCTGCTGCTGCCGATCTACTTCGTGGTCGCCGGGCTGAAGGTCGATCTCGGCGGGCTGCGGGTGGCCGATCTCGCCAGCCTCGGCGGAATTCTCCTGGTGGCCGTGCTCGGCAAGTTCGGCGGCACCTACCTCGGCGCCCGTTCCCAGGGGCTGGCGGCGCGGCCGTCGGCGGCGCTGGCGGCGCTGATGAACACCCGTGGCCTGACCGAACTGGTCATCCTCGGGGTCGGGCTGCAGATCGGCCTGCTCAGCGATTCGCTCTACACCCTGATGGTGGTGATGGCGGTGGTGACCACGATGATGACCGGCCCGCTGCTCTCGCTCATCTACCGCCGTCCGGTGGTGGTGCCCAGCGAGAACCCGTCGGAGCGGCCGGAGCCGTTGCGGGCGGGCCGCGGCGGCCGGGGCACCGGCGGCTGAACCGCCGTCGGCCTCAGGAAGGCCGCGGTGTGTTCGGTGACCCAGTCGGTGAAGGTCAGTGCGGGGCGGCCGAGCAGGTCGGCCACCGCGGTAGAGGGAGGCTCCGGGTGCCGGACGCGGTCGGCCAGTTCACCGAGCAGGCCGTTCGCGACGGTCTCGGGGACGTTGTGCCCGAGCATGGCCCGGCGGGCCTGGTGGCGGGAGAGTTCGTTGAAGCGCAACGGTCTCCCGAGCACCGAGCCGATCAGGGCGACCTGCTCGCGGCGGCGCAGCGACTGCGGGCCGGTCAGCCGGTAGGTACGACCGTGGTGGTCGGCCCCCAGCAGCGCCGCGACCGCGACCGCGGCGACGTCCCGCTGGTGGATGGGCGCGGTGACCGCGTCGCCGTAGGCGGCGCAAACCGCGCCGGTCGCACGGATCTGCGGGGCCCAGGACAGTGCTTCGGTGGCGAGGTCACCGGAGCGCAGGATTGTCCACTGTAGACCCGAGCCGCGTACCGCTCGTTCGATCGCCGCGGTATGGGCCGGGGCACGGCCGGCCTGGCTGTCCGGACCGGTCCACAGCACCACCTGGCGTATGCCGTGTCCGATGAGCAAGGGCAGGAGTTCTCCGATGGCGCACCCGGTGGCCGCCGGGTTGAGGAAGACGGCGTCGATGTCGCGGAGTGCGTCGGGCATCGGATGCGGAGGGGAGGCCGGGCCGCCGGGACGGCAGTACCCGCCGGTCCGGATTCCGCCGATCGGATGGCAGGAAAGGGTGAGCGCCGTTTCACCCGCCGCCGGCAACAGGTCCATGACCTCGCGTGCGACCGTCCCGGATGTGCCGGCAATCAGGATCATGGCTGCTTTCCCGTCTGGGCGGGTCGCTCCCGGTCGGAGTATCGTTCTTCCTCAAAGTCGTATAGTACGAGAAGAGTATCATATGGGTACGGTACTAAACGAAGGTTCGATGCCACGGCGGAACCGGCGGCTGCGCGCCGAGATCCGGGAATCGGTCCGCGAGCTGAGCATCCAGTTGTCGTTACTCAACCACCAGGTCAGTGCCAGGCTCGCGCTGAACGACGTCGATCTCTACTGCCTGGACCTGCTCACCCGGCACGGCAGGCTCAGCCCCAGCGCACTGGCCCGGCACGCCGGTCTGCACCCCGCGACGGTCACCGGTGTACTCGACCGGCTGGAGGCCGGCGGCTGGGTGACCCGCGGGCGAAACCCCTCCGACCGCAGGGCGGTGGTGGTCAGCGTGGCAAAGGAACGCAACGCCGAGCTCTTCCAGCAGTACTCGGGGATGAGCGCGTCGATGGACGAGATCTGCGCCGGGTATGCGCCGGCGGAGCTGGAGCTGCTCGCGGAGTTCCTCCGCCGGGTGGCCGACGCCGGGCGCGGCGCCACCGACGACCTGGCCCGCGACTGACACCGGCCCGTGCCGATTCGCGCCGGTGCCGGCCGACGACGAAGGAGGCAGCGATGAACCAGGCAGCGACGAACCAGGCAGCGACGAACCAGGCAGCGACGAACCAGGCAGCGACGAACCAGGCAGCGACGAACCAGGCAGCGATGAACCAGGCAGCGATGAACCAGGCAGCGACGAACCAAGCAGCGACGAACCAAGCAGCGACGAACCAGGCTCCACGGCCGATGAAGGTGCTGCTGCTCGGTGCGACCGGCGGCATCGGCAGGCTGACCCTGCCACGCCTGCTGGCCGACGGCCACCGGGTGACCACCCTTTCCCGCCGGCAGGGCGCGGTCCGGTCGGGTCCGGCGGTCTCGCCGGTGATCGGTGACATCACCGACCCGGAGGTGGTGGCCTCGGTGGTGGCCGGCCAGGACTGCGTGATCAGCACCGTCGGGGTGCCGACCTCCTCGACCGGACGCACCGTCTCCACCGGCATCCGGCACACCATCGCGGCGATGGGTGCCGCGGGGGTCTCACGGCTGATCGCGGTGAGCGGCAACGGACTCGGCATCAACGGCGGACCGTTCGTGGACCGGCTGCTGACCCCCACCGTGCTGCGGCACGTGAAGGCGGACGCGGAGCTCCAAGAGTCGCGGATCGTCGCCTCCGGCCTGGACTGGACGATCGTCCGGCCGTTCCGGCTGGCCGGTTCCGCCCCGCGAGGGCGCGGCTACCACGTCGCCGGGAGCTTCCCGCGCACGGTCTTCGGCAGGTGGACCCATCGCGACGACGTCGCGAAGTACCTGGTGGCCCAGCTGTCCGAGCACGCGCATCGCGGCGTGCTGTGGATCGCCTCCGGTGGCAGATAGTCGCCGGCCAGTACCTCCGTCGCGCGATTTCAGGGGAAGAACCGTCAAGGAAGGAAAACCAGCAATGAAACTGATCGACGAGGACTTCAGCAAGCCGTACTCCCGGATCAACTCGTGGTTCTACGACCGCATGTTCGCCGGGGTCACCCTGGACTCGGTGCTGGAGATGCAACCGGACCCCGTGGAGCAGCTCCGCCGCGAGGTGGGCGCCGACGGCACGGTCCTCGACGTCGGTTGCGGCGGCGGCCAGTTCGCACTCGCGCTGGCCGAGCGGATCGACCGGCTGCGGGTGGTGGGGGTGGACCTGTCGGCCGAGCAGGTCGGCTGGGCGAACAAGCGGGCGAACGGGCTCGGTGACCGGGCCACCTTCCAGCGCGGAACCGCGGACGAGCTCGAGTTCGCCGACGGCACCTTCGACGCCGCGGTCAGCATCGGGTCGATCAAGCACTGGCGGGACCCGCGGAAGGGCCTCGCCGAGATGATCAGGGTACTGCGCCCCGGCGGCCTGCTGAACGTGATCGAGATCGATCGGGGCTGCCTGCTCTCGGACGTGCGCGCACTGCTCGGCCGGTTGCCGGTCACCCGGTTCACCCTCGGGCTCGGCGTGATGGGCTTCCGCACGTTCGTCGCCGGGCGCTCGATCGATCTGGACGATGCGCAGCGGTTCGTGCTCGGCCTGCCATTGGCGGATGTTTCCGTCCGGCGGATCCCAGGGGAGCCCAACATCCAGATCCTGGGGCACAAGCAGGCAAGCTGATCTATGCGTGTGCGGACGGGCGGCGGGAACCAGGGAGGTATCCGCCGGCGGCAGGTCTTCGGCCTGCCGCCGGCGGACCGCTTTCTCGCGCTTCTCGATCATCTCCCGATATCGTCCGGACTGTTTGGACAACAGTTTTGCAAGTGGTCCTGCGAAATCGGACTAGTGGCGCAAAACGAGTGTTTCGATGCGACTCCTGGCTGCCCGACGAGGTTCTCCGGTCAAGTATTGTTCCTCGTCGACCAACCTGCCAGAAGCGCTGTGTGTTGCTTTCCATCGAGTCATGCCAGGGAAGTCTTGCCGCTTTCTGTCACTGGCATCGTGGAATGAGTGCGCTGCGGTCGTGGCCGAA includes:
- a CDS encoding cation:proton antiporter — its product is MTSQQIQLLFVDLALIVLLARGLGALAGRLGQPPVVGEILAGILLGPTLLNGAVSAILFPPDVRPLLSALADVGVALFMFTIGLGVEQHGLRNRGRLAAGATLGSTLVPFGLGIGLAFFLLRNENTGHPGAFVVFVGLAVSVTAFPVLARILADRGLARTALGGIALATAGVVDVVAWAALAVVQAVGSGGPLHWRLALAVPYLLGMLFVVRPLLRRVLIPRRTGRVPAALSLAVVLTGVLLSAAATEAMGMHFIFGAFLFGLVIPRDAAVNVFRAELDEKVGHLTGLLLPIYFVVAGLKVDLGGLRVADLASLGGILLVAVLGKFGGTYLGARSQGLAARPSAALAALMNTRGLTELVILGVGLQIGLLSDSLYTLMVVMAVVTTMMTGPLLSLIYRRPVVVPSENPSERPEPLRAGRGGRGTGG
- a CDS encoding MarR family winged helix-turn-helix transcriptional regulator translates to MPRRNRRLRAEIRESVRELSIQLSLLNHQVSARLALNDVDLYCLDLLTRHGRLSPSALARHAGLHPATVTGVLDRLEAGGWVTRGRNPSDRRAVVVSVAKERNAELFQQYSGMSASMDEICAGYAPAELELLAEFLRRVADAGRGATDDLARD
- a CDS encoding NAD(P)-dependent oxidoreductase, with the protein product MKVLLLGATGGIGRLTLPRLLADGHRVTTLSRRQGAVRSGPAVSPVIGDITDPEVVASVVAGQDCVISTVGVPTSSTGRTVSTGIRHTIAAMGAAGVSRLIAVSGNGLGINGGPFVDRLLTPTVLRHVKADAELQESRIVASGLDWTIVRPFRLAGSAPRGRGYHVAGSFPRTVFGRWTHRDDVAKYLVAQLSEHAHRGVLWIASGGR
- a CDS encoding NmrA family transcriptional regulator → MILIAGTSGTVAREVMDLLPAAGETALTLSCHPIGGIRTGGYCRPGGPASPPHPMPDALRDIDAVFLNPAATGCAIGELLPLLIGHGIRQVVLWTGPDSQAGRAPAHTAAIERAVRGSGLQWTILRSGDLATEALSWAPQIRATGAVCAAYGDAVTAPIHQRDVAAVAVAALLGADHHGRTYRLTGPQSLRRREQVALIGSVLGRPLRFNELSRHQARRAMLGHNVPETVANGLLGELADRVRHPEPPSTAVADLLGRPALTFTDWVTEHTAAFLRPTAVQPPVPRPPRPARNGSGRSDGFSLGTTTGRR
- a CDS encoding class I SAM-dependent methyltransferase, coding for MKLIDEDFSKPYSRINSWFYDRMFAGVTLDSVLEMQPDPVEQLRREVGADGTVLDVGCGGGQFALALAERIDRLRVVGVDLSAEQVGWANKRANGLGDRATFQRGTADELEFADGTFDAAVSIGSIKHWRDPRKGLAEMIRVLRPGGLLNVIEIDRGCLLSDVRALLGRLPVTRFTLGLGVMGFRTFVAGRSIDLDDAQRFVLGLPLADVSVRRIPGEPNIQILGHKQAS